The Coffea arabica cultivar ET-39 chromosome 6e, Coffea Arabica ET-39 HiFi, whole genome shotgun sequence genome contains the following window.
CTTGATCATCCATCTTTATTTTACTTAAAAGCATATTTCCTTCACTTTTTTAAGAATGAAGATGTTAGTAGTTTTCATTGTGATAAATGTCAAATTGCTaaacatcatagactatcatttTCATTGAGTAATACAAGATCTACTAGACCTTTCTCTTTGATACATACTGATATTTGGGGGCCTTGTAGAGTTTCTAGTATTTCTGGAGCAAAATAGTTTGTCACATTCATTAATAATTGTACTAGAACTACTTGGTTATGTCTtatgaaaaaaaatcagaagTAAGCAATATTTTTCCAATGTTTTGTAAAATGATTTGTACATAATTTGGAAGTTTGATTAAAAGAGTAAGATCTGATAATGCAAGAGACTATTTTAATCAAATTCTCTcatctttttttccaaaaagagGGTATAATACATGAGTCATCTTATGTAGACACACCCCAACAAAATGGGATTGCTGAACAGAAAAATAGACATTTACTCAATGTGACTCGAGCAATTTTGTTTCAACATAAAGTTCCAAAAACCTTTTGGGGGGAGGCTGTTTTAACTGCTGCACATTTGATAAATAGAGTACcttccaaagtgctaaataatcAGTGTCTCATTGCTACTCTTTCTGTTTTTTACCCTTATTTTAATGTCTCTTGCACATTGTCACCAAAAGTGTTTGGTTGTGTTGCTTTTGTATATGTTCATGCACACCAAAGAGGGAAACTTGATCCAAGAGatttaaaatgtatttttgtgggATACTCAAACACAAAGAAAGGATACAAGTGTTATCATCCaccttcaaaaaaattttttacatcCATGGATGTCACATTTGTTGAAAATGAACCTTACTCTCAAAGTAACAATCCTCATCTCCAGGGGGAGAGTTCTTGGGAAGATAAGGAATCTCTCCTTGATCTTCAAAGTCCTACACTAAACTTGAAGTCTTTTAAACCTGACCATACACCAAATTCCAAAGGAGAATATGCTAGCAGTGAACCTGAACTTGAATTTGAAGTTGAACATGCCAGTAAAGAAATTGAACCTGATCTTGGAGTTGAGAGAAAAACTGGTTTAAATCCAAATACACCACTCAAGGTCTACTTAAGGAAGAAAGTTCATATTTTTGAACCTGTACAAACCCAAGAATCTGAACCACGATCAGGTACTGAAAATTCTGTTCCTTTGTGTGTTCAATCTGACTTTGCTCATTGTGAATTTAATGATTTAGACCTGCCTATTGCTATTCGAAAAAGAACACGAGAATACACTAAGTATCCAATCTCAAATTTCATGTCTTTCCATAGACTCTCTCCACAACATAAAACTTTTCTTACCACCATCAACTCCATTTCAATCCCACAAACACTAAAAGAGGCACGTAGAAATAAGAATTGGTTACAAGCTATGAAAGAGAAGATGAATGCCCTAGAGAGAAATAAGACTTGGGAAATTATAAACCTActtaaaggaaagaaaatagtGGGATGTAAATGGGTGTTTACTTTGAAATATAGAGCTGATGGTTCATTAGAAAGGTATAAAGTTCGGTTGGTCGCAAAAGGATATACACAGACATATGGGATAGAATACCAAGGGATCTTTGCACCCGTTGCAAAAATGAATATCGTGCGTGTTCTTTTGTCTTTAGCCGCTAACTTTGGTTGGTGTTTACAACAATTTGATATTAGGAATGCATTCTTACATGGGGATTTAGAAGAAAAGGTGTACATGGAACCTCTACCAGGTTTCAATGAAAtgttttttgaaaagaaagtgTGCAGGTTAAAgaaagctttatatggattaaaacaatcGCCAAGGGCTTGGTTCCAAACAAACAAAGTCAAGGAGATCATACCTTGTtcataaaacattcaaaaggagGTGTTACAGCTCTACTTGTATATGTAGATGACATCATCATCATCGGGAATGATCCAATTGAAAGAGAAACACTCAAAAAGTGTTTAGCAAAGGAGTTTGAAATTAAAGAACTAGGGAGGTTGAAGTATTTTTTAGGCATTGAGGTAGCATACTTAAGTAAaggcatctttgtttctcaacaAAAGTATGTCTTAGACTTGCTTAAAGAAACAGGCAATCTTGGATGCAAGGCAGCAAGCACATCCATTGAGCCTAACTTGAGATTGATTGAAGAGAAGGATGATAGCACAGTAGATAAGGGAAGATATCAGCGGTTGGTTGGGAAACTGATATACTTGTCCCATACAAGGCCGGACATAGCATTTGTCGTAAGTGTAGTAAGCCAATTTATGCATGATCCAAGAGAGAAACACTTGCAGGCTGTCAACAGAATTCTATCCTACCTTAAAGGGGCACCGGGTAGAGGAATTTtgttcaagaaaaatgaaagattgCTCATAGAGGCATATACTGATGTTGATTATGCAGGTTCTGTTGTAGATCATAGATCAACTTCAGGATATAGTACATTTCTTAGTGGGAACCTAGTGACATGAAGGAGTAAGAAGCAATCGGTTGTTGCAAGATGAAGTGCTGAAGCAGAGTTTAGAGCTATGGCTCATGGAGTTTGTGAATTGTTATGGCTCAAAATAACACTTGATGACCTTAAAATCAAGTGGGAAGGACCTATGAAACTCTATTGCGACAACAAGTCTGCCATCAACATTGCACATAATCCAGTGCAACATGATCGCACAAAGCACATCGAAATAGATAGACATTTTATTAAGAAAAGCTGGACAGCGGCATGATTTGCACTCCATATGTAACATCAAATAATCAATTGGCAGATATCTTAACTGAGGGAATGCCAACTTCCAACTTTGAAGACATTACATGCAAGATGGGAATAGAAAATATCTATTCACcatcttgagggggagtgttgaaAATCTAGAATATCTTTTTTGTAAAACTATAAATTCTATGTATATCCCACGATTTCTGCTCtattttaggatagaataaTTTACTCCTAATGTATTTTAGAATAGAATAAATTagctcctaatttttaggaGATTACAAATTTCATGGAATTGACAAAAGTCAAATTTCATTTGTATAAATGTTGTACAGAGcctagaacaaaaaaaaaatagaacaattcagttttctttttgttcaattttcaatcacctttttacctgTTATATATCATCCGGTGAAAAGGTTTATGAGATTGTTATtaacaataattttctaaataatcttCGAATTGAAAGCATGTAGTTTCCAGTCTCAAAAATTCAATAATgttattttctttccaaaaaccaTTGCAGAATTTATTCTTTGCTGGATCAGACACTTCAGGTGGCACGATAATTTGGGCTACGACGGCACTTATCAAAAACCTCTACAGCAATGAAAAAGCACAAACTGAAATTCGAGAAGTGCATGGAGAGAGGAAAATGATAGATGAAGATGATCCTCAAAAGCTTCCCTATCTCATATCTATCATCAAGGAGACTATGAGATTGTACACAATTGTTCCTAATTTAGTCCCAAGATACTCAATGGAAAGTTGCATCCTTGGCGGATATGAAATTCAGCCCCGGACTATAGTTTACATAAATGGTTGGGCAATTGGAAAGGGATCTTGAGTATTGGAAAAATCTACGAGTTCTTGCCTGAGAGATTCTTGAATAGTACTATAGATATGAAAGGGGTGTAATTTCAATTGCTCCCATCGGGGGTAGGCAGAAGATGATGCCCTAGATACTCCCTAGGGCTAGCATGTATGGAGATCACACTTGCTAATATTTTGAATTCATTCAGCCAGGAATTGCCTTCTAGAGTGAAGAAAGAAGACATTGATACTCATTGTTTACGTGGTGCCCTGCGACTTGTGGCAAGAAACATCTGCCTTCTTAGCAAGGAAAAACAAATGACAACTTGGGAGGGAGGGGATAGGTTGGTTGGTTAGGAAGGGAGAGATTCTACATGAGAGGTCATGGATGCAAGCCTTAGcaattacactaaaaaaaaaaacacaaatgtCAACATAGTAGTTGTGAATAGGGTTACAAACAAATTGAATCGAGTCGAATCGAGTTGAGTCTCGACTTAATTTTATCAAGTTCGAACTAGAACTCAAACTCAATGACCGCTTAGTGTAAAGCTCTCGAGTCGAGCtggagtttaaaaaaataaaaaaataattttaattttaaaaaaaattgataaaataatatttttcttaataaataataaaatattagggatatatatgtaattttactattaaaataatatatatatatgtataaaattGAACTCGTGAGTTAACGTGTTGAATATTTTTGAATTCGAGTTTGACTTGGTTTGCTCGAACTccacttgaacttgatattgaccgaagtcgagtcgagttttgaatCGAGTTGCTCGCGATCAACTTGACTCGTGTACAACTCTAGTTGTGAAGTTGTGTAAGGTATGaataattcaagaaagaaatattaacAATACTCTTACGTATTTATTGTAGAATATTATTGTACTCTAAACATTCAACTAACGTATTAAATACTCTTACGCAGTTTAAATATATTGTAATGTTATAATATCTATCAACTATTGCAGTGCATCAAAAAAACTTGTTAACTATTCTTTGAgatatttattaaaattttacaaCGATTAGATATCAAGAACTATgtatatttttattaatgaaatacaaaagatacaacaattcaaaatatttagtttctaataaaattcataaatttACCAATATAACAATTAAATCGCACCAATAAAAGTGtggataaaaaaattcaaatatattaaaaaGATAGAAGTTGTTAGAAGAAAGGAAAACCATAAGAAAAACCCAATGAGATTTATCTTCAATTATATAAAAAGTTAAAAGTTAAAAGTATGATTTGTTAGATGATTCAGACGAAAGCGACAGTGCCTTCAAATATGATAGTGAGTGATTAGATTAGCAAGAAAGTGAGGAATgggctatatatatataggttttGGGTCCAAAAATTATGCCCCAAATTAAAATGACCAAGTTTTGGCAACACTTTGCTAAGCTTAGTATAACCTTGACTGATAAATATCAAATGTAATATTGTATATTAATGTACTCAAAGAAATTATGAGATCTCTAATTCGACTTTTAACCTTTACTTTTCTTCCTTCTCTCATGCAATAGTTGGAGTTTgttgaacaaaagaaaagtattatatattgtttgttttatttaaaGAATCACCACACCTATCAAGAAATTTATGAAAAATTCTCGTGTTAAGaatctaaatttttattttttactcacaatattattattttttttaaaaagtgtattttttttagAGAACAAAAAAGTCTGAACACctgaaaaaaaaagtgtgaaAGCTTGAGTTTGGGTCAATTAGATTGGGGCTAGAAGCCTAACAAACCAAAAGTGCCGAGTATTGCAAACAATCTTTAAGCCTGAAGGATTCTCCTTAAGCTATCGAATCAGGTTTTTTTAGTTAAGCACGTCTTTGGGTTTGTAGCAGAGCCCAGGCCAGAAGCCCCAATTGAAAAGCCTGCTAACAGTAAAGAACTAAAGATGGAGAGGTTAGCACAGGTCGTCTGCCGGATTTTCAAATGGAACCACCCGCGGTGCTTTTAAATACTCCTATAGGATACACTGATTGATGAAATCCCTTACAAACATTATAGGTATGTTTACACAAGTCGACTTAGTTGATAATAATAAGTCATTCTTTTACAAAAGATCATGTGCTCAAGTTTCGTTGTCAATGTAAAGAATGTATTAATGTACAATCTATAAAAATTCATGTAAGTGATCTATGGTtccaaatataaaaattatgttGGTACGCAATTCATAAGAACCTATAGTCCCAAATGTGAAAACTGTGTTGATTGACGATATGTAAGAACTCTTACAAGTAACCTATCGAATGTGAAAATTATATTGGTGGTTGATCCGTAATTGAAGCCGACCTATGGTAATAATCAGAGTCAAACCCATCCAAATTTTTAATtagcaagaaaaaagaaaacagtatGGGTGTCTGATTATTTTACTTGGTTTTGgattccaattttgaaaattagtcTTTTTGATGTTCACATTTGCTTTCAtagttagattttgtaaaaaataacCCAATAATAGCTTTTAGTATTTCTGATTATTTAGTCTTTTACAAAAATTGTAGCGAGAACAGCACCACGCTGTTATTTCATTTAAATCTTGTAGCTCCCCGCCGCCCGGGGGGAGGGGGGGATCTTGCAGTTGTTTATTGCTTTAAGCaatttggctttcttttttgGTCACTTGAGATATGGCCAAATTACTAGTTTGTCCAAACTATAACAACAGGTCCGTTTGGTTAGCatgatttgccaaaaaaaaaaaatttcaaatattatttaGTTTGTATCTTAAACACAATTTCCAATCATTCTTTTATTTGGcatacattacatcacaaaaaaaatttttgtactatttcaaatatttttttttccaaataatctctTATCCAAACACATCTATGTTAAATCAACTAGTAGATGCAATAAGACGACATATTGGCCATCCATCTCTTCTTAAATTACATACCCccgtcaatttttgaaaagtttgaaaatattAGTTATGAGATTAACCATTCAATATTATATGAATCATCATTCCATTGCACTCATATGAGAATCAAAGCAAGTActtcgtttttttttaatttggttaaaacaagaaaggaaatgaaaaagcTGGCACGAAGGAGGAACAAGAATGAACCTCAGAACGGCTGGCATAGCAATTCCCAAAACCCTCATATTTAGAGTCCATTCTTCATCAAGCTTATATTATAAATTTGATCTGATAAAAGTCATGGGTCCATCAATAATCACCTGCTTGGTAAAAGACCATTTTGTTTTGTCAAGCATCTAAACTGACTAATTTAAATTGAACATAAATGATCAACaactaaaatgaagaaaaatataagttgaGGGACTGAGTAAGGACATTTGAGGAAATTTACCTCACTTCCGTGTGGAAAAATCGTTAAAAAAAACTATAAATATTTCTGTTTCTAAGACTAAGCTATAAATACGTAAGTTCGAAGGTCAATTTAACATGTTGAAACAAAAGTTTTATGCAAACTATATGATATCAAATCTTTGACTTTTGCTGTAAATGAAGTCATGAAAGATACTCGTATGCAATTATTGTGATTCGAAATCATCTCTGACGAGCATTAGGTCAAGGCTGTAGAATTTATTTCTAAACAAATAGTATAATATAAACCCAGGGACCATGTGTTGGGATTCTTAACAATAAACACAATAAACAACTCAAGGGCATTTTTTTTGACCTCCCATCTTTCCCCGTTACTTTTCCACTCCCTTGCTATTAGGCCCAGAATTCAAATATGAACCTGACAGCAGAGATAGTTTTTAAAACCCTCCACTGACCATTAGACTAATCCCAGGAGATTAACTAAAGGGCATGTATTGGTTCGTACTTCTAAATATTTTGCACGCTTCTCTCTATGGGTGGTGGTCACAAGTGAGTTCACGATCATGACACATTCGGCTTTAAAATTCAGCAGTCAACCCTCAACACGAAAAACATCCAACAATATTCTACGGATTATTCTTCTTCGATCATTAGTTTTAACCCCCAAGGGTCGGTATTTTGTGGATTCAGATCTCCTACGGTTGCAAGGACCGCATTATGACGGTCCAAGATTGGATTAGAGTGTCACAGCTTGATATCCGCCATCTATTTCAAGATTCACTAGTTTTGAAATGGATGATTGAGATCGAGTAGGGCCACTTCGATTCAATCTCAAACCATCAATTGTATAGTCCGGTTTCTCTTGCAACTGTAGAGGAGCTAAATCTGTATTTTTCAAACATGATGTACTAATTTTCtggtaaattttcaaaaataagttcTAGCTATACATGAAAATCAATTTTAAGATTTATTTAGTTTCTTACGGacaaataatacaataatcCTGCAAAAGTTTTGTAATATCCACCAACTAATAGTTAATAATGCCTCGGGAATTATTAAATTTTAGACTAATCAAATACTCATATTCACTAACACAAGCTATTGAAATATACCAATACGCATTATTTTAAGGGATAACCCCCttaggtttctaacaatttcatctAGCTTCCCTCTAATTTGAGAAATTATATTGACCTCTCTTGACATAATGAGTTACCAAAAATGACCTTCACTTTCTCACTATTTTACACGGAAAAGAACCGATATtcttaaaagagaaaaaaatccaaaaaacttGTTCGAAAAATTTTTGTgatatttcaaaacaattgTCAATTGACAAAACTTATTTGAGTAGATGCTTTGATTGTGCATTTTATTGAAATTAATTAATATAAAAGTGAATGTAAAAATCACAGTATACACAGAGACGTGACTTTTTTTCAGGCTAGTACCCTCCGGGTTTTGGATTGCTAGAGCAtctccttatttttttccctgaCAAAATGTGCCTTAGGATTATGATAGTAGTAACATAGATGGAATTGTTAGTGATAGTGTGGATCTAGTGGTAGAAAGAAAAGAATGTTACAAAGTTGTCTAGTTGGTAGCCTGTGACAGTGATAATGGAGATGGGCTTGGTAGTAATTGTTGACGTAGAATGTAGAAAGATGGTAATATTCTTGGATTTGGGCCATGGTAGTTTTTTTCCCTACAcactagaaaagaaaagattaaaaaaatcaaGCAACTTGAAGCTCAACAAAGACTATTTAAAACCAACTTCTATGGCCATTTTCCAGCCACCTCAAGAAAATCTTCCTCCTGAAGTTATGGAGATAGTATTGATCATTGCTTTACTTTCAGCTCTTCCCATAATTTTCCTGATTCTTCTTCAGAAAAACAGCAGGAAATCATCAACAAAATCTCATCCACCTCTCCCTGGTCCTCCTGGCATTCCAATCATTGGAAACATGCATCAGTTTGATCCCTCAGCCCCACATATCTATCTCGGGGAGCTTTCCAGAAAGTATGGCCCTCTCATGTCCCTCAAGCTCGGATCCTTGCCAGTACTTGTGGTTTCTTCAGCAAGAATGGCAGAAGAGGTTATGAAAAATCATGACTTAATTTTCTGTAGCCGACCACCTATGCTTGGCCAGCGAAAATTGTCCTACAATGGCCTGGACATCGCGTTCGCACTGTACAATGAGCAATGGAGAGAATTGAGAAAGATTTGTGTTCTTCATCTCTTGAGCTCCAAGAGAGTTCAATTATTTCGTCCTATACGCGAAGATGAGGTCTACCGAATGATTCAAAAGATATCCCGTGAATCTGCTTCATCACAAGTAACTGACTTGACTCACACTTTATTGTCTCTCACAAGTACAATGATTTGCCGAATTGGATTTGGAAAAAGATATGACGAGGAAggccaagaaagaaaaagattccaCTTTCTCTTGCAAGAAGCTCAGGCAATGTTTGTTGCATTCTATTTCTCTGATTATTTTCCTACAATTGGTTGGTTGGATAAATACACTGGGATGCTATCTCGACTGGAGAAAGTTTTCAACAAGCTTGATTTGTTCTACCAAGAACTCATTGATGAGCACCTGGATCCAAATAGGCCAACGTCAATGGATGGAGACATTATTGATCTCTTGATTCAATTACAGAAGGACAGATCAACTCCGTTTGATCTGACTGTGGATCACATCAAGGCCACGCTTATGGTAATAAACTAACTCTTTAACATACTATTCCAGTACAGAGTGTGATGTACAGGTTCTGTTAGTTCTTTTCTACTTGAAATTGCAATCATATCTTATGAAAAATAATGCTGCTTAATATGAATACTATACAATTTAATTCTGACACAAAGCCAAACACAGcgttatttatttgtttttctatttacATCCTTAAGTTAATTGGCAGTATTACATACCAACTCCAAGTTCAAATTCTGATAGAGATGTTGTGTTTAGGGTCTCCACCAGAATTGGATCGGATGAGAGTCATTATTTTGTCTTACACAAACGTTGATTCATTTCAATTGGATACAATTGGTATTGATGAACAACAAGCATTTGAATCACcccttttttagaaaaaagaatttgtaaTATTTCCTAAACATAATGTTTACCTACCTCTTTATCGCCCACACATCACATtccaaaaatttttcatttttactgtccgaaaatatttctaaatgaTCTTCAACCCGAAAACATGAAAAGTTTTAGGCTTAGgaaattcattgatgattatctttttgtttttcaataAACAACTGCAGAATGTATTTTTTGCCGGGACAGAAACTTCAGCAGGCACAGTAATCTGGGCAATGACAGCACTTATCAAGAACCCTACGGCACTGGAAAAAGCTCAAAACGAAATCCAAGAGGTGCTTGGAGAGAAAAAAATGATAGATGAAGATGATATTCAAAAGCTTCCCTATCTCAAAGCAATCATCAAGGAGACTATGAGATTGTACCCAGTTGCTCCTCTTTTAGTCCCAAGATACACAATGGAAAGTTGCATCCTAGACGGGTATGAGATCCAGCCCAAGACTACCGTTTACGTGAACGCTTGGGCAATTGGAAGAGATCCTGAGTACTGGGAAAATCCACATGAGTTCTTGCCTGAGAGATTCTTGAATAGTACTATAGATGCAACAGGGAAACACTTTCAATTGATCCCGTTTGGGGCAGGCAGAAGAGGCTGCCCGGGATACTCCCTGGGAATAGCAGCTGTGGAGCTTGCACTTGCTAATCTTTTGAACTCATTCAATTGGGGATTGCCTTCTGGAGTGAAGAAAGAGGACATTGATACTGATGTTTTACCTGGTCTTGCTATGCTTAAGAAAAATGCCCTGCGACTTGTGGCAAAGAAACGTGTGTCTTCGTAGTAA
Protein-coding sequences here:
- the LOC113718461 gene encoding 6,7,8-trihydroxycoumarin synthase-like, whose amino-acid sequence is MEIVLIIALLSALPIIFLILLQKNSRKSSTKSHPPLPGPPGIPIIGNMHQFDPSAPHIYLGELSRKYGPLMSLKLGSLPVLVVSSARMAEEVMKNHDLIFCSRPPMLGQRKLSYNGLDIAFALYNEQWRELRKICVLHLLSSKRVQLFRPIREDEVYRMIQKISRESASSQVTDLTHTLLSLTSTMICRIGFGKRYDEEGQERKRFHFLLQEAQAMFVAFYFSDYFPTIGWLDKYTGMLSRLEKVFNKLDLFYQELIDEHLDPNRPTSMDGDIIDLLIQLQKDRSTPFDLTVDHIKATLMNVFFAGTETSAGTVIWAMTALIKNPTALEKAQNEIQEVLGEKKMIDEDDIQKLPYLKAIIKETMRLYPVAPLLVPRYTMESCILDGYEIQPKTTVYVNAWAIGRDPEYWENPHEFLPERFLNSTIDATGKHFQLIPFGAGRRGCPGYSLGIAAVELALANLLNSFNWGLPSGVKKEDIDTDVLPGLAMLKKNALRLVAKKRVSS